A single window of Solanum dulcamara chromosome 5, daSolDulc1.2, whole genome shotgun sequence DNA harbors:
- the LOC129889990 gene encoding uncharacterized protein LOC129889990: protein MKEVKKNMKTKPHFWRWAVVSVIFRLVLIYFPKNLNLATRPEVSTPVTSLRRLAEGYWLTQLSMSPYAGSMYHGSPLLLSVLGPLTMKKIEGQPYHLLCSLVSVIADFISAMLIRATGLKLRMAYCERLKSLGLGKLFEVSEILPSEDIAALVYLWNPLTIVTCVGFNTTPVENLFIILSLYGACIRVVPLAAFGWVVASHLSLYPTILIIPIILLLGNGPDAAPRKLFLMYKKDEDDRSSKGRGLSDQKSFSWRPVGLFFVWVFIWTLYTLVLCGIFMKNYGGLSEMFNRTYGFILTVKDLSPNIGVLWYFFAEVFEFFRDFFLIVFHVNILFMILPLAIRLKHRPCFLAFVYMAICSMLKPYPSVGDSALYLALLALFFNELAEMQFSFFLFCGYVGVSLLSPVMHNLWIWRGTGNANFYFATGMAYACFQIILVVESVSAMLNHDRKIKKLVAAT from the exons ATGAAGGAGGTGAAGAAGAATATGAAAACGAAGCCACACTTTTGGAGATGGGCAGTAGTATCAGTGATCTTCAGATTAGTTCTCATTTACTTCCCCAAAAACCTTAACTTAGCTACTCGTCCAGAAGTTTCCACTCCGGTCACCAGCCTCCGCCGAC TGGCAGAAGGTTACTGGTTAACGCAGTTATCGATGTCGCCATATGCCG GTTCCATGTATCACGGTTCTCCGCTTTTGCTCTCGGTTCTCGGTCCGCTTACaatgaaaaa AATTGAAGGACAGCCTTATCATCTTCTGTGCAG TTTGGTTTCTGTGATTGCAGATTTCATCTCTGCCATGCTAATCCGGGCAACTGGCCTTAAACTTCGCATGGCATATTGTGAGAGATTAAAATCGCTGGGTTTGGGGAAGCTCTTTGAAGTTTCTG AGATTCTACCATCCGAGGACATTGCTGCTCTTGTGTACTTGTGGAACCCTTTAACCATTGTCACGTGTGTGGGTTTCAATACAACCCCTGTGGAAAATCTTTTTATTATCTTGTCACTTTATGGAGCCTGCATCC GAGTAGTCCCATTGGCAGCTTTTGGGTGGGTTGTAGCATCTCATTTGTCTCTCTATCCGACAATTCTGATTATACCT ATAATCTTACTGTTAGGTAATGGTCCAGATGCAGCCCCAAGGAAATTGTTCCTGATGTATAAGAAAGATGAAGACGACAGGTCGAGTAAAGGCCGTGGCTTATCAGACCAAAAAAGCTTCTCATGGAGACCAGTTGGACTCTTCTTTGTCTGGGTTTTTATTTGGACCTTATATACATTGGTTCTGTGTGGCATCTTTATGAAAAACTATGGTGGCCTTTCAGAAATGTTTAACAG GACCTATGGGTTTATTCTTACTGTCAAAGATTTGTCTCCAAACATAGGTGTCTTGTG GTACTTCTTTGCCGAGGTCTTTGAATTTTTCAGAGATTTCTTTTTGATTGTTTTTCATGTGAACATCCTTTTCATGATACTTCCCCTAGCCATAAGGCTAAAACACCGACCGTGCTTCTTGGCTTTTGTTTACATGGCAATCTGTTCAATGCTTAAACCCTATCCTTCA GTTGGAGACTCAGCTCTGTACTTGGCTTTGTTAGCTTTGTTTTTCAATGAGTTAGCAG AAATGCAGTTTTCCTTCTTCCTCTTCTGTGGATATGTTGGAGTTTCCCTTCTTAGTCCTGTGATGCACAACTTGTGGATATGGAGG GGTACTGGCAACGCCAACTTTTACTTTGCAACAGGAATGGCTTATGCTTGCTTCCAG ATTATATTGGTTGTTGAGAGTGTGAGTGCCATGTTGAACCATGACAGAAAGATCAAAAAGTTGGTTGCAGCTACATAA